The sequence below is a genomic window from Liolophura sinensis isolate JHLJ2023 chromosome 2, CUHK_Ljap_v2, whole genome shotgun sequence.
AATCGTATGCAAATGTATTTATGGGAGCAAAAGTCagcagagcccgaggggaaGGCctcgacaatccgcaggttggtggcacatacggccggagaggaagccagcaggaggaggaactcacagcgaccgcattggtggcaGGTTCccgggtcattgtgccgtgctggcgtgctaaacccctcggccacggaggcctggCTTAAATATGTTCTACCCACGATATATCTGTAATATTGCCTAACAAGCCAGGgcaattcatttattcattcggCACATCCCACGCCTCTACACGAGGCTGCGTTTGACACAGCTGTTTGGCTGGTTATAAAGCATCACTAGTGTTGTCTGCGTACAAGTAGTCCGCTGATTATCAAGGTGTTATGCCAAGCTGTTGCATTCGTAACACGGGCCGCAGGGTACAAAGAGCACCGACTTTTCATGATTGCACTGACAGTGCTGTTAtagtgccaaaaaaaaaataaactgttatcaacataacataacatagcGCCGTTATTCTTTGTTAACACGTACCATAAATATAGAACAGTAAAAATCCCGTTATGGACAGCGACACCTGTTCACACAGTACCTATACCGCTGCCACTCATAACCAAAATGCATTTCTGTCGGGGTTGCTCTCCTGGACACATCGAGTAAATAACCAAGGACACGTTGGGCGCGTCAAATTTTGGTATGGCACCTTTTTCTTTAGTTTCTTTTAAAATCCAAAATGTCATGGACCAGTTGTTTAAAACTGCATCAACGCTATACCGGGATCAAATCTTCATATAAATCTTGATCTGTTACACAACTGATGGGAATTTAATCAAGCCTAAAGTTAATGCCTTCCTGATCTAATCttctatttaatttatttgattggtgttttacgctgcactcaagaatatttcacttatacgacggcggccaacattatggtgggtggaaaccgggcagagcccgggggaacccacgaccatccgcaggttgctgacagaccttcccacgtgagggcggagaggaagccagcatgagctgaactcacagcgaccgcattctactgaaccacagaggcccTGCCTAATCGTCTAAATATATGTTTGAATAGATGAGATATAAATGTTGTCCTGtcaaaatttactacaaaacTGCTGAAGAACCTGTCTGAGGGAACAGAAAATTTCGAACATCtgcactgcttttttttttcaatggcgATGATTTCATGTCAAAGATTTATCAGTTAATATGGTTGAAGCGCCATTGGAGGTGACTATCTTGTATACAAATGAACCATAAATGACAATCAGTCACTTATCAATATGCCGTCATTTTCCTGATTCCTTGTATAAAATCAAGCTCGataaaaatgacacatttatgatttatgaGATCAATCAAACActaaaattttgtgaataataAGTGCTAAAAGATGgacaaaaagagaaaacaaaagagAGGTAGAGCAAATATTATGTCAGCCTCTAGTCGACCTTTATAATTATGATTTTCATACTACACTTAAATCATTTTGAACAGTGAAGTTAAAATTCTACACCTCTCGCCAGAATGGTGAAATTTCCCCATCCACTCTGCTGGTTACCTTCGTGGTTGTCTTGTATGTCCTGTGGCTAACCGCCGGACCAATCATTCGGCTGGTCAAACGTTCTGACATAACACAGTGAAAACATGCTTGTCTAGTTAGCACTACTGTAAACAGGTAAAGTAAAAGCTTTCCTCAGCCTTTTAGTCAACGTAGATTGGAGCACAGGCAATAGACCATGGACAAAATGTCAGTTTGACAAAGGGTaaagcgtttatttatttattagatttaatGTGTTATGCcgcactctagaatatttcagttatattatggtgggaggaaaccgggtagaatcACTCAGCGAACTCCAACTACTAGGCTGTGGAGCATCCCCTCATATAGAAAAGTAAACAAGTAATGACTTGAAGGTTCTCATACAAAGGCAAATGATGCTATGACCGAATACTTCCAATTTATTGCAGTATATCCAGTGCGCACCGcgtttgatttgtgttaattTCTCCTCGATTACCAACCATGCCTGCTTCAAACGACCCAACTGCCAAAGCATGGCCTGAAAACGTGGGCATTATCGCTGTGGAGGTATACTTTCCATCTCAGTACGTCGACCAGACGGAGTTGGAAAAGTTTGACGGTGTTTCCGCCGGCAAGTACACCATCGGGCTTGGTCAGTCTAAGATGGGCTTCTGTTCGGACAGAGAAGACATCAATTCTCTGGCACTCACTGTCGTCCAACGACTCGTGGAGAGAAACGATCTTTCCTACACTGCCATCGGGAGACTAGAAGTAGGGACGGAAACAATCATTGACAAGTCCAAGAGTGTGAAGTCTGTGTTGATGCAGCTATTCGAAGGTAGCGGCAATACTGACGTGGAAGGTGTTGACACAACGAATGCTTGCTATGGCGGCACCTCCGCATTGCTTAACGCGGTGCATTGGGTGGAATCAAGCGCATGGGATGGTAAGCAATATCACTGTGTGGTAATACACAAATGTGTAGTAATTCCTccaaagcaaacatttcaaTGAAGTATTTTAACTCTATTCAGAGTTTTAATGGAgtacacaaatgaaatatacagcACGCCTATCGTTGATGTAACAGTGGTTACTTGACTCATACACACAACACTAACTGAGGTTAATTCAAGAGAGGCTGGCTGCTGGTGACCGtttgtcagctgtcacactgtcaccagtgctctggttttactctctatgctggcCCTTGGTCTATATAATAAGATATAGTtctttattacatatacatatgaatgATACTTACATACCATTTTCCagattatataatataaaaatgttatgGTTTTCAAGTCTTAACTAATGTTTGAAACTTTTTAAATGCTTTTTCTTTGGTCTTCTTATTCCATCGAAAATTCATTCATTGGCTCTTgatttggctgaaatattgccgatgtggcgttaaacactaaGCATTCATTCACCCAACGTCGTCCTCTTTTATGCAGCAAGAAGTTTAAATGTAGGACGTAtactatacacatgcatgtatatgtactttgaGAAATATAATGTAAAACGGTGGCCCTATTTCAAAGAAACTCATTTCTCATTCAGCGCACATTACTAgagtgcattttaatgtgacaATGTTGCCCGAGGCAAACAAAGACGTAATCAATATGAACTCAAATGTTTTACCATTTCCTTTCAATGGTTTGTCTCATAGTTGCCTTATGCCGcaattttttctaaaaaaaaaaaaaaacgtccatTTCTCTATACAGGGCGATACGCATTAGTAGTCTGTGGTGATATTGCTGTATATGCGACCGGAAATGCCCGATGTACCGGCGGCGCAGGAGCCGTGGCGATGTTAGTGGGTCCCAACGCACCTCTTGTTTTTGACCAAGGTAAGCCGGGTTCATATCCCTGAAAATTCCCGTGTATATTTTGATACAATTGATCAGTACGGACGAAGATGTTTTGCAAAGTATTTCAATGTGCACGCAAGCGATCAATGTTTGCATTAAAGTGCACAGATTAAAACGACGTTTGAATATCAACAGAACTGTCATAACACAACAACACCAAAAAAGggtaacaacaaaaacaatgatCTATACTGAATATTCAGAATATAAAAAATCCGGGTTTAATTAAACACAGTAGTTTCCAAGGCtcgttgaattaaaaaaaaaacaaacgtatTTTAGCTTTGATTCAGACCAAATATTTAACTGAACCTGCGCGTAATATTGTTGTCTAGTTTAATAGCTTGCTGTTGTAATATTGTTGTCTAGGTCAAAAACTTGCTTGGTCTAGGATATATTTAATTGAAACTATacttaatgttgttgttgttgattagGTATATtaggtgtgaggaaaccgggcaaaggtcggggaaacccacgatcaactacaggatgctgacagaccacCCCACGATGTATTTAGCTGAGCCTctacttgttgttgttgttgttgttgttgtccagGTTTGAGAGGATCCCATATGCAGCACGCTTATGATTTCTACAAACCGAACCTGTCGTCTGAATACCCCGTGGTTGACGGTAAACTCTCCATTCAGTGTTACCTTCACGCGCTGGACAAGTGCTACAAGGTTTACTCGTCTAAGGCCAACACAGCCAGGAAAAATGGCAAGTGTtttgtttaatgatttattttagtgtagctttattatttgtaattgtttatttttacacttgtGCTCAGTTTAATGGGAGAGAGAAGCCGGCGTGAACGGGTGTAAACCACGGACCTGTTACAAGCTTtcgatttttttcactttgatcGGAACTCTCTCGTGCTCAGGACGTGGATCTTGCCGTGCAGGGTGGAAAACGAAAAAATGGGCTCTTTCATTCAGAAGTGAAGGGTAACGGATGATATTATTATATCGGATGAAAACAGTATGGGCTATTTCTTTCAGGATCAAAGGACTTTTGATGACTTCATTTCTCTTACATAAAACCTGTTTGAGAGACACTGTTCACTCAGAATTATCACATTTGACTCAATAACTGTACGCCAATGGAAAGTCTAACTTTCAgattaaataaaagtaaatggCGGAGTGAAATTAAGTTCAAAGGCTTAAACGAAGATTATgtcttatatttaaatatttactccATCAGTCACTACTGATTAAACTCCAGACTGGATAATAGGTGCGATTTAAAGATAATTAAACCAGAAGCTCCTATTACCCAAAGCCAATTACCCAAGATTTgacggaaaaaatgtttaaattaagttaaagctttttgtttttctttaattgaaatctatttttttttcttgtagccGGGATTTCAGAACCTTTTTCTTTAAGCTCTGCTGACGATTTTGTTTTCCACACGCCATTCTGTAAACTGGTACAGAAATCAGTGGGAAGATTAATGCTGAACGACTTTATAAACGAAAGCACTCCGTATTTGGAATCCAAGCACGACGAATTAGATGCTTACAGGTGGGAGTTCCAATCACGTGATTTAAGCTTTCGAATTCGTAATGAAATGTTTACGATTTTACTGAAGTATGCCTATACGCAAAGAGCATGATAATGCAACATAATAAGGATGGATGGCCGGATGGTTCAGGCGTACGCGTCTAAGTCTGGAGACCAAGGATCAAACCCGGTCGGgtaaaactttgaaaattgtgattttaaaaagtgtttggTTTTCTGTACATGACTTTGTCCATAGTTCTTACAGTACGTTCTgtgttctttgatggtttgctAAACCATTATTTACCTGAAATTATTCCATTATTCTTGATTACTGATATCCGTAATTGATGTCTGCTACGTGGCCCAGATTTAGGTTTCTTTCTGCTCTACTGTTCAGTATTAAATACTGCACGAGCCATGCCTGGACATGAACATTTTGCTTTACTTGgattaagtttgtcctttttaaATTTACAGTCAAGTACCctgtaaatttatatttgtaagggaaaaaaagataaatatgaaaaaataataaccGCATACTGTTCTTTACAGAGACGTCAAACTAGAAGACACGTACTTCGACAAACAAGTAGAGTCAACCTTTGTCAAGGCGAGTAAAGACATGTACAGTAGGAAAACTCTGCCGAGTCTCAAGGTGGCCAGCCAAGTGGGAAATATGTATACGGCATCCGTGTACGGTGGACTGGCTTCCTGCATTGCCAAGTAAGACCTTCACTCTTCATGCGTAGCCGTCATGCCCCTTCAGCCTATATAACTATAATTCCATAGAGCCGTAATATTGTGTTTATAATTCCATTCCAACAGGTTTTATTATATCGTTTAAAGCATAAGTGCGTACATAACTTGCCACAGGACAAAAGGCTACGTTGCCTAAAATATCAGTGAGTACAGGTAAATAATATCGGTTTTGCTAACATAtaccaaatgttgaaaaattagaATAATATAACTACATTACCTAGGAGTAATTGGTATTTAAATTAAGCTTTATGTAAAGGTCAAGAACCAAAAGCTTGTTTTTCCAAAAATGAGTTTTCATTTGCGTGTAAGCTTTTATGATTTCAAGCCacgaaataaacatttttcatgcaAATGTGTACCTTTCAGCATTGTAATGCGTAACACGCATTATGGTAGATTTCAAGTCacgaaataaacatttttcatgcaAATGTGTATCATTCAACATGGTAATGTGCATAACACGCATTGTGGTAGTTGTAATGCGAATCTTTATACTAGGAATTTTTAATCGTATACATATATCCTTACTGTGATTGAATACaaaatttgtgtgtgtgtattttctgcCTTTTCGTTGCATTTCTAATACACATATGATGATATTAGATGTGTATGTCGTTACGTTTTAGGCATATGAATAacgtggtcgtgggtttcctcccaccataatgctggccgccgtcgtataagtgaaatattcttgagtacggcgtaaaacaccaatcaaataaataagtcaaagcGTATGTACAATACCAGAGGCACACCCTGTCTACAACCCTTTTCTGACAAGTAAAGAAATGCGGCAAATGACTTACAATTTcgtaaaacaaattttagaggcaaaaagatataaatataaatcacaGCTCCAtgtagaataaaaccgtaactgaggtaaatggacaagtgtccggatttcaccggtaacgtgtgtgaaaatttgtcaactatcacacttcaCGGCACCAGTTTTACTATCTGTGCTGTAAATCTTGTATTATATGTAGTATTGTTGTCCCATAGGTATTCTTCTGCCGCTGAATTAGCTGGGAAGAAAATAGTGTTATTTTCCTACGGCTCCGGACTAGCTTCCACCATGTTCTCAATGACCGCTACGGACGATTATTATGAAGGCTCATCTCTGGCCAAGCTCCACGACAGTTTGAAGGGTCTACAGGACAGATTGGACAGTAGGATCAAGGTTCAACCAGAGACCtttgataaaacaatgaaactaAGGGAGGAGACTCATCACTTAGGTAAACCTAAAGTTCGATTTGTTTTTTAACTGCGTTATCTTCACGCGTGAACAAAATGGTAACCAGTCCAAGAGGGGAGGAGTTGATAAATTCAACCAGTCTATCATCAGGAACAAAGGTGTACGCCACATAATCATTTAAAGTGTAATTGCTCTCTGTGAGACTTCGAATGCGTGTCTTCTTTAAGCTACGGTAAATCGCAGAAACTTCGCGCGAGTCACGGGATTTAGCGAATATTAGAAACAATTTGAGGGAAACCCCGTCACTTTTGCTCTGGATTAGTTGGTTTAATACGAGTGTACTTGCCAGTTAATTGACACTGGAAAACGAATGATTCGCTTTGCTTTCATGTGTTTCTGCAAGGTTAGATTGCAGAAACACATGATGTAGATTGAATTTTATGTTGACATGCACAGACAGGTAAACttcaaaataattaataatcaCGGTGCAACTgtcatttaataaaatttagcGGAGTGCGCAGGCTTTTCCTAACTCTTACCCCAACTCGTAGAATTTCGCATATTTCGCAAAGTTTACGGAGAAAAGTATGCAACTTATGTCATTAACAAAGGTTTTTTGCGTCATTGACGGTAGAAACGCTGTAACCACAGGTGTACATGACCTCCCGTGTAATAATCCAACCGGAATTACCTATGGCATATACATATGGCTTGATCTGTTTTCAAAGACCTTTTTTCTTCCACCCGACAAGTTTTCGTAATTAAATGTGCTCCACTGATAACTATGACTGTTACACCCGTCCATGTatactccggccgtacgtgcgacctgcgggtggtcgtgggtttcccccgagctctgcctggttccttTGACTATAATGCAGGGcgccgtcatttaagtgaaatattcttgggtacggcgtaaaactccaatcagatcCATAACTATGCATGTATAGTATTTAACCGTACTGCTACACTGGATTTGGATTACAGCGCCGTACACACCCGTTGGCAATACGGAAAACCTGTTTAACGGAACTTGGTATTTGACGGAAGTAGACGAGATGCACCGACGAAAATACGAACGGAAGCCAGTGACTGGTGCCACTGAGAAATTATCAGGCAATGGCGTACAGGTAAGATCTATGGAATTACATTTTGttagttacattttttttatcttcagtaACTCACTGACTGAGAAAAAAAGAACCCCGAAGACTACATGTAGGCAATAATGGCCTACTTTTTTATCTTAACTGAAAATATATTGTGATTTGTATACTGTGTATATGtcttgaaaatgtaaaaaaaagagaatCTAAAATTCCAAACCACATTATTCCACCGTCAACCCCACATATTTTTCTCAGATAGAAACGAAAGTGtacaattatttgttttttgtatgaTTACCTCTTACACATCCGTTAATTTTGTTGCTATTCCAAAACCAAGTTAACCGTTTACCCTCCTTTGCAGTTAGGAGTAAATGCGGTATAGCTGTGTCTAAATGTTGGCGTATGGAGTGGCAACAGGTGCTATGTAAAAATAAACGAACAGCTGAGCCCTCCCGCGCCTCATGAACCGCACGCACCCTGCTATTAATTCAT
It includes:
- the LOC135462483 gene encoding hydroxymethylglutaryl-CoA synthase 1-like: MPASNDPTAKAWPENVGIIAVEVYFPSQYVDQTELEKFDGVSAGKYTIGLGQSKMGFCSDREDINSLALTVVQRLVERNDLSYTAIGRLEVGTETIIDKSKSVKSVLMQLFEGSGNTDVEGVDTTNACYGGTSALLNAVHWVESSAWDGRYALVVCGDIAVYATGNARCTGGAGAVAMLVGPNAPLVFDQGLRGSHMQHAYDFYKPNLSSEYPVVDGKLSIQCYLHALDKCYKVYSSKANTARKNAGISEPFSLSSADDFVFHTPFCKLVQKSVGRLMLNDFINESTPYLESKHDELDAYRDVKLEDTYFDKQVESTFVKASKDMYSRKTLPSLKVASQVGNMYTASVYGGLASCIAKYSSAAELAGKKIVLFSYGSGLASTMFSMTATDDYYEGSSLAKLHDSLKGLQDRLDSRIKVQPETFDKTMKLREETHHLAPYTPVGNTENLFNGTWYLTEVDEMHRRKYERKPVTGATEKLSGNGVQVKELI